Proteins encoded by one window of Pseudomonas sp. LS44:
- the azu gene encoding azurin, with the protein MFRKLAVASVLALASVQVFAADCAVTVNSTDQMTFDTQDIKISKSCKSFTVNLTHDGKLAKNVMGHNWVLTKAADMQPVATDGMGAGLDKDYLKPDDARVIAHTKIIGGGEKDSVSFDLSKLSAGEQYMFFCSFPGHVAMMKGTVTLVD; encoded by the coding sequence ATGTTCCGCAAGCTTGCTGTTGCATCCGTCCTGGCTCTGGCCAGCGTCCAGGTGTTCGCCGCCGATTGTGCGGTGACGGTGAATTCCACCGATCAGATGACCTTCGATACCCAAGACATCAAGATCAGTAAGAGCTGCAAGAGTTTCACGGTCAATCTCACCCACGACGGCAAGTTGGCGAAGAACGTCATGGGCCATAACTGGGTGCTGACCAAGGCCGCCGACATGCAGCCGGTCGCCACCGACGGCATGGGCGCCGGGCTCGATAAGGACTACCTGAAGCCGGACGACGCGCGAGTGATCGCCCACACCAAAATCATCGGCGGCGGCGAGAAAGATTCGGTGAGCTTCGATCTCAGCAAGCTCAGCGCGGGCGAGCAATACATGTTCTTCTGCTCGTTCCCCGGGCATGTGGCGATGATGAAAGGCACCGTCACCCTGGTGGACTGA
- a CDS encoding circularly permuted type 2 ATP-grasp protein, which yields MSDLLANYPLHRAAYHELLSRDGQVRPHWQRLYEQLKRSSAAQLRQRQALLARQIQENGVTYNVYADPKGSDRPWQLDLLPNVLSAEEWQPIAAGVAQRAQLLNRVLADIYGEQRLLGAGLLPSELIYGHTNFLWPCQGVAPPGGVFLHSYAVDLVRGVDGRWQVLADRTQAPSGAGYALENRQIVSRAFPELYRDLRVQYLAGYFRTLQETLIRQAPSDGETPLVVLLTPGRFNETYFEHLYLARQLGFPLVEGHDLTVRDDTLYLKTLGGLQRVHAVLRRLDDDFCDPLELRTDSALGVAGLLAVVRRGRVLVANALGSGVLESPGLLGFLPRINEHLFGEPLLLPSLDTSWCGAPGALAATLEDLPHRVIKPAFLSQSFEPQFGPAQDAAGLAALAKRLQERPQAYVSQALAQLSQAPIWQPSAQGGELHARAIGMRVFAVATADGGYWVMPGGLTRVAAEAEATVVSMQRGGASKDTWVLAERAVHGEPLRPRNLGVADLIRQDPYLPSRVVENLFWFGRYCERCDDGARLLRVVLSRYVDADGDERALRSALQLGDRLGLLPENDAPLDGRLLAALLSDDWPFSLRANLRRLHWAAAQVRGRLSRENWHAVLELQRDAQQLDPARTDLGEALDFLGRLLMSLAALSGFALDDMTRDEGWRFLMIGRRIERVRFFADSLAGFLRGGSAWHAGSLEWLLELGNSTITYRSRYLAAPQLIPVLDLLLLHDQNPHALCFQLQALERSLGRLHKDSGAPPELQLSGLIGRLLDFDLGALENPLFGAASIDEVLAGLAGLLEEVAATVGQLSDRLGLRYFAHVDDISQQTVSA from the coding sequence ATGTCCGACCTGCTAGCCAATTACCCGCTGCACCGCGCCGCCTACCACGAGTTGCTGTCCCGCGACGGTCAGGTGCGACCGCATTGGCAACGCCTGTATGAGCAGCTGAAACGCAGCAGCGCCGCGCAGTTGCGCCAGCGCCAGGCGTTGTTGGCGCGGCAGATCCAGGAAAACGGCGTGACCTACAACGTCTATGCCGACCCTAAGGGCAGCGACCGGCCGTGGCAGCTGGATTTGCTGCCCAATGTGCTGTCCGCCGAGGAATGGCAGCCGATCGCCGCCGGCGTGGCGCAGCGTGCGCAGCTGCTCAACCGCGTGCTGGCCGACATCTACGGCGAACAACGCCTGCTCGGCGCCGGCCTGCTGCCCAGCGAGCTGATCTACGGCCACACCAATTTCCTCTGGCCCTGCCAAGGCGTGGCACCGCCCGGCGGCGTGTTCCTGCACAGCTACGCGGTGGATCTGGTGCGTGGCGTCGATGGCCGTTGGCAGGTGCTCGCCGATCGCACCCAGGCGCCGTCCGGTGCCGGCTACGCGCTGGAGAACCGGCAGATAGTCTCGCGGGCCTTTCCCGAGCTGTACCGCGACCTGCGCGTGCAGTACCTGGCCGGCTACTTCCGCACCCTGCAGGAAACCCTGATCCGCCAGGCGCCGAGCGACGGCGAGACACCGCTGGTGGTGCTGCTGACCCCGGGGCGCTTCAACGAAACCTATTTCGAACACTTGTACCTGGCCCGCCAGCTCGGCTTTCCGCTGGTCGAAGGCCACGACCTGACGGTGCGCGACGACACCCTGTACCTCAAGACCCTCGGTGGTCTGCAGCGCGTGCATGCGGTGCTGCGCCGCCTCGACGACGACTTCTGCGATCCCTTGGAGCTGCGCACCGACTCGGCCCTCGGCGTGGCTGGCTTGCTCGCCGTGGTGCGCCGCGGCCGCGTGCTGGTGGCCAATGCGCTGGGCAGCGGGGTACTCGAATCGCCCGGTCTGCTCGGCTTTCTGCCGCGCATCAACGAGCATTTGTTCGGCGAGCCACTGCTGCTGCCGTCGCTGGATACCAGCTGGTGCGGCGCGCCGGGTGCGCTGGCCGCGACCCTCGAGGACTTGCCGCACCGGGTGATCAAGCCGGCGTTTCTGTCGCAGAGTTTCGAGCCGCAGTTCGGTCCTGCGCAGGATGCCGCGGGCTTGGCGGCGCTCGCCAAACGCCTGCAGGAGCGTCCGCAAGCCTACGTGTCGCAAGCCCTGGCGCAGCTCTCGCAAGCGCCGATCTGGCAGCCCAGCGCGCAGGGTGGCGAATTGCACGCGCGCGCCATCGGTATGCGCGTGTTCGCCGTGGCCACCGCCGACGGCGGTTACTGGGTGATGCCCGGCGGGCTGACGCGGGTGGCAGCCGAGGCCGAGGCCACTGTAGTGTCGATGCAGCGTGGCGGGGCGAGCAAGGACACCTGGGTGCTCGCCGAGCGCGCGGTGCATGGCGAGCCGCTGCGCCCGCGCAACCTCGGCGTGGCCGACCTGATTCGCCAGGACCCGTATCTGCCCTCGCGGGTGGTGGAAAACCTGTTCTGGTTCGGCCGCTATTGCGAGCGCTGCGACGATGGCGCGCGGCTGTTGCGCGTGGTGCTGTCGCGCTACGTGGATGCCGATGGCGACGAACGTGCGCTGCGCTCGGCCTTGCAGCTCGGCGACCGCCTCGGCTTGCTGCCCGAAAACGACGCGCCGCTGGATGGACGGCTGCTCGCCGCGCTGCTCAGTGACGATTGGCCGTTCAGCCTGCGCGCCAACCTGCGCCGGCTGCACTGGGCGGCGGCGCAAGTGCGCGGGCGCTTGTCGCGGGAGAATTGGCATGCGGTGCTGGAGTTGCAGCGCGACGCCCAGCAGCTCGACCCGGCGCGCACCGATCTCGGCGAAGCGCTGGATTTTCTCGGCCGCCTGTTGATGTCGCTGGCGGCGCTGTCCGGCTTCGCGTTGGACGACATGACCCGCGATGAGGGCTGGCGCTTTCTGATGATTGGTCGGCGTATCGAGCGCGTGCGGTTCTTTGCTGACAGCCTCGCCGGCTTCCTGCGCGGCGGCTCTGCCTGGCATGCCGGCAGCCTGGAATGGCTGCTGGAACTGGGCAACAGCACCATCACCTATCGCTCGCGCTACTTGGCCGCGCCGCAGCTGATTCCGGTGCTCGATCTGTTGCTGCTGCACGACCAGAATCCGCACGCGTTGTGCTTTCAGTTGCAGGCGTTGGAGCGCTCGCTAGGGCGTCTGCACAAAGATTCCGGCGCGCCGCCGGAGCTGCAGCTCAGCGGCCTGATCGGCCGCCTGCTGGACTTCGATCTCGGTGCGTTGGAAAACCCACTATTCGGCGCCGCGAGCATCGACGAAGTGCTCGCCGGCCTGGCCGGTTTGCTCGAGGAAGTCGCCGCGACGGTCGGCCAGCTGTCCGACCGCCTGGGCCTGCGCTACTTTGCCCATGTCGACGATATCAGCCAGCAAACGGTGTCCGCCTGA
- a CDS encoding branched-chain amino acid ABC transporter substrate-binding protein — translation MSQTIFRKGFLALAVTAAFGVSSLAQADVVIGVAGPHTGANATFGEQYWRGATQAAEDINAAGGVNGEKIKLVKADDACEPKQAVAVANRLIDQDKAVGVVGHFCSSSTIPASEVYDEAGIIAITPGSTNPAVTERGLNGMLRMCGRDDQQGIVAGDYITNTLKAKKVAVIHDKDTYGQGLADATKAQLAKNGVEAVLYEGLTRGEKDFNALVTKIRAAGTEVVYFGGCHPEAGPLVRQMREQGVTATFISGDCVVTDEFVTTAGGPQYTKGVLMTFGADPRLIADGKAVIDKFRAGGFEPEGYTLYAYASVQTLAAAFNGAKSTDGAKASEWLKAHPVSTVMGKKEFDAKGDLKVSDYVMYEWDDKGKYHQQ, via the coding sequence ATGTCGCAGACGATTTTCAGAAAGGGTTTTCTGGCGCTCGCCGTCACCGCCGCATTCGGCGTTTCTTCACTGGCGCAGGCGGATGTGGTGATCGGTGTGGCCGGTCCGCACACCGGTGCCAACGCCACCTTTGGCGAGCAGTACTGGCGCGGCGCGACCCAGGCTGCCGAGGACATCAACGCCGCCGGTGGGGTCAACGGCGAGAAGATCAAACTGGTCAAGGCCGACGACGCCTGCGAGCCGAAGCAAGCCGTGGCGGTGGCCAACCGGCTGATCGATCAGGACAAAGCGGTCGGCGTGGTCGGGCACTTCTGCTCGTCTTCGACAATTCCCGCGTCGGAGGTGTACGACGAGGCCGGGATCATCGCCATCACCCCCGGCTCGACCAACCCGGCGGTTACCGAGCGCGGCTTGAACGGCATGCTCCGCATGTGCGGACGTGACGATCAGCAGGGCATCGTCGCCGGCGACTACATCACCAACACACTTAAGGCCAAGAAGGTCGCGGTGATCCACGACAAGGACACCTACGGCCAAGGCCTGGCTGATGCGACCAAGGCGCAGCTGGCCAAGAATGGCGTCGAGGCGGTGCTGTATGAAGGCCTGACCCGTGGCGAGAAAGACTTCAACGCGCTGGTCACCAAGATCCGCGCCGCCGGTACCGAAGTGGTGTATTTCGGTGGCTGCCACCCTGAGGCGGGTCCGCTGGTGCGGCAAATGCGCGAACAGGGGGTGACCGCGACCTTTATTTCCGGCGACTGCGTAGTGACCGACGAATTCGTCACCACTGCCGGTGGCCCGCAATACACCAAGGGCGTGCTGATGACGTTCGGCGCCGACCCGCGGCTGATTGCCGACGGCAAGGCGGTGATCGATAAATTCCGCGCCGGTGGCTTCGAGCCGGAGGGCTACACCCTGTATGCCTACGCCTCCGTGCAAACTCTCGCCGCCGCCTTCAACGGCGCGAAAAGTACCGATGGCGCCAAGGCCAGCGAATGGCTGAAGGCCCACCCGGTCAGCACCGTGATGGGCAAGAAGGAGTTCGATGCCAAGGGCGACCTGAAAGTCTCCGACTATGTGATGTATGAGTGGGACGACAAGGGTAAATACCACCAGCAGTAA
- a CDS encoding branched-chain amino acid ABC transporter permease LivH (LivHMGF is the membrane component of the LIV-I/LS branched-chain amino acid transporter) — protein MDGIFLQQLINGLTLGSVYGLIAIGYTMVYGIIGMINFAHGEVYMISAYLAAIGLAVLAFFGVASFPLLILGTLVFTIFITGMYGWVIERIAYRPLRNSTRLAPLISAIGMSLILQNYVQLSQGARQQGVPTLLDGALKFHIGEGWVQLTYTKLFILIAAFIGMAVLTYVIHYTKLGRMCRATQQDRKMASILGINTDRVISYVFVMGASMAALAGVLITMNYGTFDFTAGFVIGIKAFTAAVLGGIGSLPGAMLGGIILGIAEAQFSGMVNTDYKDVFSFSLLVLILVFRPQGLLGRPLIAKV, from the coding sequence ATGGACGGTATTTTCCTCCAGCAATTGATCAACGGCCTGACTCTCGGTTCGGTGTACGGCCTGATCGCCATCGGCTACACCATGGTTTACGGCATCATCGGCATGATCAACTTCGCCCACGGCGAGGTGTACATGATCTCCGCCTACCTGGCCGCGATCGGTCTGGCGGTGCTGGCCTTCTTCGGAGTCGCCTCGTTTCCGCTGCTGATTCTCGGCACGCTGGTTTTCACCATCTTCATTACCGGCATGTACGGCTGGGTGATCGAACGCATCGCCTACCGGCCGCTGCGCAACTCCACCCGCCTGGCGCCACTGATCAGCGCCATCGGCATGTCGCTGATCCTGCAGAACTACGTGCAACTCAGCCAGGGCGCCCGCCAGCAGGGCGTGCCGACGCTGCTCGATGGGGCGCTGAAGTTCCATATTGGTGAAGGCTGGGTGCAGCTCACCTACACCAAGCTGTTCATCCTCATCGCCGCGTTCATCGGCATGGCCGTGCTCACCTACGTGATCCACTACACCAAGCTGGGGCGCATGTGCCGGGCCACCCAACAGGACCGCAAGATGGCCTCGATTCTCGGCATCAACACCGACCGGGTGATTTCCTACGTATTCGTCATGGGTGCCTCGATGGCGGCGCTGGCCGGCGTGCTGATCACCATGAACTACGGCACCTTCGACTTCACCGCCGGCTTCGTCATCGGCATCAAGGCCTTCACCGCGGCAGTGCTCGGCGGAATCGGTTCGCTGCCGGGGGCGATGCTCGGCGGGATCATTCTGGGCATCGCCGAGGCGCAGTTCTCGGGCATGGTCAACACCGACTACAAGGACGTATTCAGCTTCTCGTTGCTGGTGCTGATCCTGGTATTCCGACCCCAGGGCCTACTCGGCCGCCCGCTGATTGCCAAGGTGTAA
- a CDS encoding TIGR00730 family Rossman fold protein, which translates to MSLRTICVFCGASTGAKPLYREAAEALGRHLAERGIRLVYGGGAVGLMGIVADAALAAGGEVIGIIPQSLKDAEIGHPGLTRLEVVSGMHARKARMAELSDAFIALPGGLGTLEELFEVWTWGQLGYHAKPLGLLEVDGFYAKLTGFLDHLVEERFVRLPHREMLQIDESPAALIEQLENWQPTVAPKWVDRQPG; encoded by the coding sequence ATGTCCCTGCGTACGATTTGCGTGTTCTGCGGCGCCAGCACCGGCGCCAAACCCCTTTATCGTGAAGCCGCCGAGGCACTTGGGCGCCATCTGGCCGAGCGTGGCATTCGCCTGGTCTACGGCGGTGGTGCGGTCGGCTTGATGGGCATCGTCGCCGACGCCGCGCTGGCCGCCGGTGGTGAGGTGATCGGAATCATCCCGCAGAGCCTCAAAGACGCCGAAATCGGCCATCCGGGCCTGACCCGCCTGGAAGTGGTCAGCGGCATGCACGCCCGCAAAGCGCGCATGGCCGAGCTATCCGACGCCTTCATCGCTCTGCCCGGGGGCCTCGGTACCCTTGAGGAGTTGTTCGAAGTCTGGACCTGGGGCCAACTCGGCTACCACGCCAAACCGCTCGGCCTGCTCGAGGTCGACGGCTTCTACGCCAAGCTCACGGGTTTCCTTGATCACCTGGTCGAGGAGCGCTTCGTCCGACTGCCGCACCGCGAGATGCTGCAGATCGACGAATCGCCGGCGGCACTGATCGAGCAACTGGAAAACTGGCAGCCGACCGTGGCGCCGAAATGGGTCGACCGCCAACCGGGCTGA
- a CDS encoding transglutaminase family protein — translation MRPPAPATAVRYEVFHDTHYRYAAPVSLAHQLAHLWPRDCVWQRRLAQSLEITPSPTQRSDGLDVFGNPLTRLAFERPHDELRVSARLHVEVLAHAPSVLANSPAWDAVAASLRFSGEPFSAERLELCRYRVESPYVRIKRQFSTFSTGCFAPGRPLLEAVAALMAKIYGEFAFDAEATHVATPLTEVLERRRGVCQDFAHLMLACLRSHGLAARYVSGYLLTQPPPGQPRLTGADASHAWVSVYCPRHGWVDFDPTNNVLPDLEHITLAWGRDFSDVSPLRGVILGGGSHDPDVRVTVLPLVEIAL, via the coding sequence ATGCGCCCGCCCGCGCCTGCGACCGCCGTGCGTTACGAGGTGTTTCATGACACCCACTACCGCTATGCCGCGCCGGTGTCGCTGGCCCATCAACTCGCCCATCTGTGGCCCCGCGACTGCGTCTGGCAGCGACGCCTGGCACAGAGTCTGGAGATCACCCCAAGCCCGACGCAGCGCAGCGATGGCCTGGACGTGTTCGGCAACCCGCTGACCCGCCTTGCGTTCGAGCGCCCGCACGACGAGTTGCGGGTCAGCGCGCGTCTGCATGTCGAAGTGCTCGCCCATGCGCCCAGCGTGCTCGCCAACTCGCCGGCCTGGGACGCGGTGGCGGCCAGTCTGCGCTTCAGCGGCGAGCCATTCAGCGCCGAGCGGCTGGAGCTGTGCCGCTATCGCGTCGAGTCGCCGTACGTGCGCATCAAGCGTCAGTTCAGTACGTTTTCGACCGGCTGCTTTGCGCCCGGCCGACCCCTGCTGGAGGCGGTGGCGGCGCTGATGGCGAAGATCTACGGCGAATTCGCCTTCGATGCCGAGGCGACCCACGTCGCCACGCCGCTCACCGAAGTGCTCGAGCGGCGGCGCGGCGTCTGCCAGGATTTCGCCCACCTGATGCTCGCCTGTCTGCGCTCGCACGGCCTCGCCGCGCGTTACGTGAGTGGCTATCTGCTGACCCAGCCGCCGCCCGGCCAGCCGCGACTGACCGGCGCCGACGCCTCGCACGCCTGGGTGTCGGTGTATTGCCCGCGGCATGGCTGGGTGGACTTCGATCCGACCAACAATGTGCTGCCCGATCTGGAACACATCACCTTGGCCTGGGGCCGCGACTTTTCCGATGTGTCGCCGCTACGCGGGGTGATTCTCGGCGGCGGCAGCCATGATCCGGATGTCCGCGTGACGGTCCTGCCACTGGTCGAAATCGCGCTCTAG
- a CDS encoding mechanosensitive ion channel family protein, translated as MDETTIVNVGTEKFNALLAMAQQYGAAFVVKVLTAVAFWVIGRWLIGFAVGMVQKSLGRQKVDPTVLRYVGSVITVTLNIILVIGILGYLGVQTTTFAALIAAVGLAIGMAWSGLLANLAAGAFIIVLRPFKVGDFICAGGVTGTVTEIGLFVTAINTPDNVLTLVGNNKIFSDNIQNFTHNPFRRVDLHTQLSGAADYKAAIVLLKERIAAVPNVLAEPSVDVEILEFNLVGPVLAVRPYCHNDHYWQVYFDTNRILKDALAEAGFPAPMPASTVIMQSPA; from the coding sequence ATGGATGAAACAACCATCGTTAACGTCGGTACCGAGAAGTTCAACGCCCTGCTGGCGATGGCGCAGCAGTACGGCGCCGCGTTCGTCGTGAAAGTCCTCACCGCCGTGGCCTTCTGGGTCATCGGCCGCTGGCTGATCGGTTTCGCGGTCGGCATGGTGCAGAAATCCCTCGGCCGTCAGAAGGTCGACCCCACCGTGCTGCGCTATGTCGGCTCGGTGATCACCGTGACCCTGAACATCATTCTGGTGATCGGCATCCTCGGTTACCTCGGCGTGCAGACCACCACCTTCGCCGCGTTGATCGCCGCGGTCGGTCTGGCCATCGGTATGGCCTGGTCGGGGCTGCTGGCCAACCTGGCGGCCGGTGCGTTCATCATCGTGCTGCGGCCGTTCAAGGTCGGCGATTTCATCTGCGCTGGCGGCGTCACCGGTACGGTCACTGAAATCGGCCTGTTCGTCACCGCGATCAACACGCCGGACAACGTGCTGACCCTGGTGGGCAACAACAAGATATTCTCCGACAACATCCAGAACTTCACCCACAACCCATTCCGCCGCGTCGATCTGCACACCCAGCTGTCCGGGGCGGCGGACTATAAGGCGGCGATCGTCCTGCTCAAGGAGCGGATTGCCGCGGTGCCTAACGTGCTGGCCGAGCCGTCGGTGGACGTGGAAATCCTCGAGTTCAACCTGGTTGGTCCGGTGTTGGCGGTGCGCCCGTATTGCCACAACGATCACTATTGGCAGGTGTATTTCGACACCAACCGGATCCTCAAGGACGCCCTCGCCGAAGCCGGCTTCCCGGCGCCAATGCCGGCTTCGACGGTGATCATGCAGTCTCCCGCCTAA
- a CDS encoding DUF6868 family protein — translation MNVELIQHFLLWSLGINYAVLLTWFAVFRGAHDWLYRLHGRWFRLSTESFDALHYGGMAIYKIGVLLFNLTPLLALCLAR, via the coding sequence ATGAACGTTGAGCTGATCCAGCACTTTCTGTTGTGGAGCCTGGGCATCAACTACGCGGTATTGCTGACCTGGTTCGCCGTGTTTCGCGGCGCCCACGACTGGCTGTACCGCCTGCATGGCCGCTGGTTCCGGCTCTCGACGGAAAGCTTCGACGCCCTGCACTACGGCGGCATGGCGATCTACAAGATCGGCGTACTGCTGTTCAATCTGACCCCGCTGCTGGCGTTGTGCCTGGCCCGCTGA
- a CDS encoding class I SAM-dependent methyltransferase: MSDNRQLFSRQADAYRAFRPTYDPELFAWLAAQAPGRGLAWDCACGSGQATVDLAGYFQQVVASDISQAQLDQAPALGNVEYRCESAEGSSLAPASVDLTLVAQALHWFDVEAFYAEVRSVSRPGALLAVLSYNLLQIDAPLDALVNHLYHDILGDYWAGGRRHVENGYADLPFPFRRVTVPAFDLQARWTLAHLIGYLQSWSALAAYRAAEGVDPLERLHAQLASAWGDAEQVRTVRWPLMINLGVVEG; the protein is encoded by the coding sequence ATGTCCGATAATCGCCAACTGTTCTCGCGCCAAGCCGATGCCTATCGGGCCTTCCGCCCGACCTATGACCCCGAGTTGTTCGCCTGGCTCGCCGCGCAGGCACCAGGGCGTGGCTTGGCGTGGGACTGCGCGTGCGGCTCCGGCCAGGCGACTGTCGATCTGGCTGGGTATTTCCAGCAGGTGGTGGCCAGCGATATTAGCCAAGCACAACTCGATCAGGCGCCCGCTCTGGGCAACGTCGAGTACCGTTGCGAGTCCGCCGAAGGCAGTTCGCTGGCGCCGGCTAGCGTCGATCTGACCCTGGTCGCCCAGGCGCTGCACTGGTTCGATGTCGAGGCCTTTTATGCCGAAGTGCGCAGCGTCTCGCGGCCCGGTGCGCTGCTGGCGGTGCTGTCGTACAACCTGCTGCAGATCGATGCGCCGCTCGATGCGTTGGTCAATCATCTCTATCACGACATCCTCGGCGACTACTGGGCGGGCGGGCGTAGGCATGTGGAGAACGGCTATGCGGATTTACCCTTCCCGTTTCGCCGGGTTACGGTGCCGGCGTTCGACTTGCAGGCGCGTTGGACTCTGGCGCATCTGATCGGCTACCTGCAGAGCTGGTCGGCGCTCGCCGCCTACCGCGCGGCCGAGGGCGTCGACCCGCTCGAGCGCCTGCACGCGCAGCTCGCTAGCGCTTGGGGCGATGCCGAGCAGGTGCGCACAGTACGTTGGCCGTTGATGATTAATCTGGGCGTAGTCGAAGGGTAA